CTTCTAAAGAAACCTCATAGGGGCCGGATACTTGATCTGGCGCCTTCACTTCTGTCACAGGACCCAATGTGAATTTGGGTGCACCGCCGCCCGGCTGAAAACCCTGTTTTTTCTGTTTTTCACGGGCCTCCGTTACATTTTTTGCCGCATTCACATCTACTTTACCTTCATAAACCAACACAGAACTTTCTTCATCACCCGCTTTGGCTCTGTACTTGGTACCACGAATAGCCGCCACAGCAGTGGGCGTCCGGATAGCCACATTTTTCTTTTCACCGAATGCAGCTTTGGCCGCCACCCAGATATCACCTTTTTTGAGTGTGGCACCAAAGTTCTTTTCCATGGGTTTTACGTTTGCTTCGGTGATTTCCAATTCTGAATTTTGCCCGATTCGCA
The window above is part of the Candidatus Neomarinimicrobiota bacterium genome. Proteins encoded here:
- a CDS encoding FecR domain-containing protein, whose amino-acid sequence is MKKQLLILAFCMSTFAFGQKEFGKITLPLGRVQVQKGGTGDFKRALPRMAIHEKDVIKTLAKSRCEITLVGGGKLRIGQNSELEITEANVKPMEKNFGATLKKGDIWVAAKAAFGEKKNVAIRTPTAVAAIRGTKYRAKAGDEESSVLVYEGKVDVNAAKNVTEAREKQKKQGFQPGGGAPKFTLGPVTEVKAPDQVSGPYEVSLEDWVSLVEGMQINVRKDGKYSMFKFNQDADNGLDFVKWNKEQDGKDGN